The following coding sequences lie in one Peromyscus maniculatus bairdii isolate BWxNUB_F1_BW_parent chromosome 3, HU_Pman_BW_mat_3.1, whole genome shotgun sequence genomic window:
- the LOC102928511 gene encoding C-type lectin domain family 2 member E-like yields MRMLTTDSTFPVGEGENRVKHQEKCLRIILFMSPTKLFCWFAVTIVLTVAFIAMSERKEKTCTTNPEAGHANCSRDWIGFGSKCFYFSEVTSNWTSSNTSCIILKAHLAQFDSLEELDFLKRHKNDSAYWIGLHRKSSEHSWRWTDNTKYNNLVPIRGEGKRAYLIDDKISSGKNYMPRKWICSKPKSYTL; encoded by the exons ATGAGAATGTTAACTACAGACTCCACCTTTCCAGTTGGCGAGGGAGAAAACC GTGTAAAGCACCAAGAAAAATGTCTCAGGATTATCTTATTTATGTCTCCTACTAAGCTTTTCTGCTGGTTTGCAGTGACTATCGTCCTCACTGTGGCTTTTATTGCTATGTCAG agagaaaggaaaaaacatgTACTACAAACCCTGAAGCTGGTCATGCCAATTGCTCAAGAGACTGGATTGGATTTGgaagtaaatgtttttatttttctgaagttACAAGTAACTGGACATCCAGCAACACCTCCTGCATAATTCTAAAGGCCCATCTAGCTCAATTTGACAGCCTGGAGGAGCTG GATTTCCTAAAGAGACACAAGAATGATTCTGCCTACTGGATTGGCCTGCACAGGAAGTCATCAGAGCATTCTTGGAGGTGGACAGACAACACTAAATATAACAACTT ggTTCCCATCCGAGGAGAAGGAAAACGTGCCTACCTGATTGATGACAAAATCAGCAGTGGCAAGAACTACATGCCTAGGAAGTGGATTTGTAGCAAGCCCAAGAGCTATACTTTATAG